ATATTTTTTTCATCAGTTGCCTCTTTAATAATATAGTGTTATTCCAAAAATCAGTCAATAAAAAAACTATTTCTTGTAAAAATTTAATAAAAAAATTATAATCATAAAATGATTAAAATTGGTGTATCTTCATGTTTAATTGGCATTGAATGTGCATACAATGGTTCATCAAGAAAAGATGATTTTGTGGTAAGCTTATCCAAATACTTTGAATTTGTACCTTTTTGTCCAGAAGATGCAATTTTATCACACCCAAGAGAATCTATGAAATTAGTTTTAGACAAAAATGGAACAATTCGCTCAGTTGGTAACAAGACAAAAACAGATTACACCAAACCAATAATTGAATACTCTCTAAATGCAGCTCAAAAAGCAAAACAAGAAAATATATGTGGATTTATATTTACAGCTAAATCTCCAAGTTGTGGCGTATTTAGAGTCAAATTATACTTAGAAAACTCCATGCCAGTCGACACTACAAAAGGACTTTTTTCTAAAACCATAATAGAACAGTTTCCTTTTTTACCCTACGAAGAAGAAAAACGCTTAAGCGATCCTTGGCTTAGATATAATTTTATTGTAAGTGTTTATGCTTATTCTGAAATGATACAGCTAAATAAAAACCCATCCAGAAAAGCCCTGATTGATTTTCACACACGTTATAAATTTTTACTATTATCAAAAAGCACAAAAAACTACAAAAAATTAGGCCAAATTGCATCATTCGCAAACAACACACATGAAACATTTAACTCATACACTGCTCTATTTTTAGAAACAATGCTTATAAAAAGCAAAAAAAATCAAGTATATAATGCTTTAGAACATATGTTTGGGTTTATAAAAGATTT
This window of the Desulfurella sp. genome carries:
- a CDS encoding DUF523 and DUF1722 domain-containing protein codes for the protein MIKIGVSSCLIGIECAYNGSSRKDDFVVSLSKYFEFVPFCPEDAILSHPRESMKLVLDKNGTIRSVGNKTKTDYTKPIIEYSLNAAQKAKQENICGFIFTAKSPSCGVFRVKLYLENSMPVDTTKGLFSKTIIEQFPFLPYEEEKRLSDPWLRYNFIVSVYAYSEMIQLNKNPSRKALIDFHTRYKFLLLSKSTKNYKKLGQIASFANNTHETFNSYTALFLETMLIKSKKNQVYNALEHMFGFIKDFLSSEEKIVFLSTLLDFKKGIVPLVAINRMFELYIEKYNIGYLKNQAFFNLYPKDLGLDSNTLAFK